The Parambassis ranga chromosome 19, fParRan2.1, whole genome shotgun sequence genome contains a region encoding:
- the parvg gene encoding gamma-parvin isoform X1 — translation MEADIFDHKKKEDAEDFESFQGEKRKVIQPTALKDPKLEKLKEALVHWINRTLKSEHIVVQSLEEDLYDGLVLHHMLSRLANVHLDVEEIALTSMAQVRKLEVVLEELDRRLQDSSQIKWNIKLIHNKDLLATIHLLVAMVRCFQPELDLPVNVQVEVVVIEVSQSGIKSVVQTEVLTEESSNVGSGSPSNTEREDPIEQLLKLEAHKVNTVKKAILHFVNQNMASMGLQVADMDKQFADGVILLLLIGQLEGFFVPLFEFYLTPVNDSEMLHNVTLALDLLTDTGLQLSSVEPQDIVSQDVTATLKVLYALFTKHKQK, via the exons atggaggccgaCATCTTTGACCACAAGAAAAAGGAGGACGCTGAGGATTTTGAGTCTTTTCAGG gagagaagaggaaagtaaTTCAGCCGACAGCTTTGAAAGACCCCAAACTTGAAAAGCTGAAGGAG GCACTGGTTCATTGGATCAATCGGACTTTGAAATCGGAGCACATTGTGgttcagagtctggaggaggaccTGTATGATGGACTGGTGCTTCATCACATGCTGT CCAGGTTAGCCAACGTGCACTTGGACGTCGAGGAGATAGCGCTGACCAGCATGGCTCAGGTCCGCAAGCTGGAAGTGgtcctggaggagctggacaggaggctgcaggacagcagtcagATCAAATGGAACATCAAAC TCATCCACAACAAAGACCTTCTGGCCACTATTCATctgctggttgccatggtgagaTGCTTCCAGCCTGAACTGGATTTGCCTGTGAATGTGCAGGTTGAAGTTGTAGTTATTGAA GTCAGCCAAAGTGGAATTAAATCTGTTGTGCAGACAGAAGTCCTAACAGAGGAGAG CAGCAACGTGGGCTCAGGATCCCCCAGCAACACtgaaa GGGAAGATCCCATCGAGCAACTGCTGAAGCTTGAGGCTCACAAGGTCAACACAGTGAAGAAG GCCATCTTACATTTTGTGAACCAGAACATGGCATCTATGGGTCTGCAGGTGGCTGATATGGACAAACAG tttgctgatggtgtgattctgctgctgctgatcggACAGTTGGAAGGCTTCTTCGTCCCACTCTTCGAATTCTACCTGACCCCTGTCAATGACTCTGAGATG CTTCATAATGTGACCTTGGCCTTAGACCTCCTGACTGATACCGGCCTGCAGCTGTCCAGTGTCGAGCCGCAAG ACATTGTCTCTCAGGACGTCACAGCCACCTTGAAAGTCCTGTACGCTCTGTTCACGAAGCACAAACAGAAATGA
- the parvg gene encoding gamma-parvin isoform X2 yields the protein MEADIFDHKKKEDAEDFESFQGEKRKVIQPTALKDPKLEKLKEALVHWINRTLKSEHIVVQSLEEDLYDGLVLHHMLSRLANVHLDVEEIALTSMAQVRKLEVVLEELDRRLQDSSQIKWNIKLIHNKDLLATIHLLVAMVRCFQPELDLPVNVQVEVVVIEVSQSGIKSVVQTEVLTEESNVGSGSPSNTEREDPIEQLLKLEAHKVNTVKKAILHFVNQNMASMGLQVADMDKQFADGVILLLLIGQLEGFFVPLFEFYLTPVNDSEMLHNVTLALDLLTDTGLQLSSVEPQDIVSQDVTATLKVLYALFTKHKQK from the exons atggaggccgaCATCTTTGACCACAAGAAAAAGGAGGACGCTGAGGATTTTGAGTCTTTTCAGG gagagaagaggaaagtaaTTCAGCCGACAGCTTTGAAAGACCCCAAACTTGAAAAGCTGAAGGAG GCACTGGTTCATTGGATCAATCGGACTTTGAAATCGGAGCACATTGTGgttcagagtctggaggaggaccTGTATGATGGACTGGTGCTTCATCACATGCTGT CCAGGTTAGCCAACGTGCACTTGGACGTCGAGGAGATAGCGCTGACCAGCATGGCTCAGGTCCGCAAGCTGGAAGTGgtcctggaggagctggacaggaggctgcaggacagcagtcagATCAAATGGAACATCAAAC TCATCCACAACAAAGACCTTCTGGCCACTATTCATctgctggttgccatggtgagaTGCTTCCAGCCTGAACTGGATTTGCCTGTGAATGTGCAGGTTGAAGTTGTAGTTATTGAA GTCAGCCAAAGTGGAATTAAATCTGTTGTGCAGACAGAAGTCCTAACAGAGGAGAG CAACGTGGGCTCAGGATCCCCCAGCAACACtgaaa GGGAAGATCCCATCGAGCAACTGCTGAAGCTTGAGGCTCACAAGGTCAACACAGTGAAGAAG GCCATCTTACATTTTGTGAACCAGAACATGGCATCTATGGGTCTGCAGGTGGCTGATATGGACAAACAG tttgctgatggtgtgattctgctgctgctgatcggACAGTTGGAAGGCTTCTTCGTCCCACTCTTCGAATTCTACCTGACCCCTGTCAATGACTCTGAGATG CTTCATAATGTGACCTTGGCCTTAGACCTCCTGACTGATACCGGCCTGCAGCTGTCCAGTGTCGAGCCGCAAG ACATTGTCTCTCAGGACGTCACAGCCACCTTGAAAGTCCTGTACGCTCTGTTCACGAAGCACAAACAGAAATGA
- the parvb gene encoding beta-parvin isoform X2: MSGTAATSATLHSAKMKKDESFLGKLGGTLVRRKRSKEVSDLHEEGKNAINAPLLPSATDIHPEDTLLEENAERIMLDPSSRENLKFKDLLKVLIDWINSELEEERIIVKDLEEDCYDGQVLQKLFEKLSGRKLNVAEVTQSEIGQKQKLQTVLESVNELLRPHGWTIEWSVDSIHSKNLVAIVYLLVALAMHFQAPIRLPEHVSAQVVVVKKREGILQTAVVTKELTSTTEMMLGRFERDAFDTLLDHAPDKLNVVKTSLITFVNKHLNKLNLEVTELESQFADGVYLILLMGLLEDYFVPLYNFFLTPESFEQKVHNVAFAFELMQDGGLKKPKARPEDVVNLNLKSTLRVLYNLFTNYKNTE; encoded by the exons ATGTCCGGGACTGCGGCCACATCTGCGACCCTGCATTCCGCTAAGATGAAGAAGGACGAGTCCTTTCTTGGAAAATTAGGAGGAACCCTGGTGCGGAGGAAAAGGTCAAAAGAAG TGAGTGATCTCCACGAGGAGGGAAAAAATGCCATCAACGCTCCGCTGCTTCCCTCAGCGACAGACATCCACCCAGAGGACACGCTGCTGG AGGAAAATGCTGAGAGGATCATGCTGGACCCCTCATCACGAGAAAATCTGAAATTTAAAGACCTTCTTAAG gtGCTGATTGACTGGATCAAcagtgagctggaggaggagaggatcaTAGTCAAAGACCTGGAGGAGGACTGTTATGATGGACAGGTGCTGCAGAAGCTGTTTG AGAAGCTGTCGGGCAGGAAGCTGAACGTGGCCGAGGTCACGCAGTCAGAGATCGGCCAGAAGCAGAAGCTTCAGACTGTGTTAGAGTCCGTCAATGAGCTGCTGCGGCCTCACGGCTGGACCATTGAGTGGAGCGTGGACT CCATCCATTCAAAGAACCTGGTGGCCATTGTTTACCTGCTGGTGGCGCTCGCGATGCACTTCCAGGCTCCCATCAGACTGCCCGAGCACGTCTCCGCTCAGGTGGTGGTGGTCAAG AAACGAGAGGGCATCCTGCAGACGGCTGTGGTGACCAAGGAGCTGACCAGCACCACAGA AATGATGCTGGGAAGATTTG AGAGGGATGCCTTTGACACTTTGTTGGATCACGCACCTGACAAGCTCAATGTGGTCAAAAcg TCACTCATCACCTTTGTGAACAAACACTTGAACAAGCTGAACCTGGAGGTGACTGAGCTGGAATCTCAG TTTGCTGATGGTGTATACCTGATTTTACTGATGGGGCTGCTGGAGGACTACTTTGTGCCGTTGTACAACTTCTTCCTCACCCCTGAGAGCTTTGAGCAGAAG GTCCACAATGTGGCATTTGCCTTTGAGCTGATGCAGGATGGAGGTTTGAAGAAACCCAAAGCCAGACCAGAAG aTGTGGTCAACCTGAACCTCAAGTCCACCCTCAGAGTCCTCTACAACCTCTTCACCAACTACAAAAACACTGAGTGA
- the parvb gene encoding beta-parvin isoform X3: MVTLKTQSFKENPGRCRMAAVNMSDLHEEGKNAINAPLLPSATDIHPEDTLLEENAERIMLDPSSRENLKFKDLLKVLIDWINSELEEERIIVKDLEEDCYDGQVLQKLFEKLSGRKLNVAEVTQSEIGQKQKLQTVLESVNELLRPHGWTIEWSVDSIHSKNLVAIVYLLVALAMHFQAPIRLPEHVSAQVVVVKKREGILQTAVVTKELTSTTEMMLGRFERDAFDTLLDHAPDKLNVVKTSLITFVNKHLNKLNLEVTELESQFADGVYLILLMGLLEDYFVPLYNFFLTPESFEQKVHNVAFAFELMQDGGLKKPKARPEDVVNLNLKSTLRVLYNLFTNYKNTE; this comes from the exons ATGgtgacactgaaaacacaaagtttCAAAGAAAATCCAGGTCGCTGCAGGATGGCTGCTGTTAACA TGAGTGATCTCCACGAGGAGGGAAAAAATGCCATCAACGCTCCGCTGCTTCCCTCAGCGACAGACATCCACCCAGAGGACACGCTGCTGG AGGAAAATGCTGAGAGGATCATGCTGGACCCCTCATCACGAGAAAATCTGAAATTTAAAGACCTTCTTAAG gtGCTGATTGACTGGATCAAcagtgagctggaggaggagaggatcaTAGTCAAAGACCTGGAGGAGGACTGTTATGATGGACAGGTGCTGCAGAAGCTGTTTG AGAAGCTGTCGGGCAGGAAGCTGAACGTGGCCGAGGTCACGCAGTCAGAGATCGGCCAGAAGCAGAAGCTTCAGACTGTGTTAGAGTCCGTCAATGAGCTGCTGCGGCCTCACGGCTGGACCATTGAGTGGAGCGTGGACT CCATCCATTCAAAGAACCTGGTGGCCATTGTTTACCTGCTGGTGGCGCTCGCGATGCACTTCCAGGCTCCCATCAGACTGCCCGAGCACGTCTCCGCTCAGGTGGTGGTGGTCAAG AAACGAGAGGGCATCCTGCAGACGGCTGTGGTGACCAAGGAGCTGACCAGCACCACAGA AATGATGCTGGGAAGATTTG AGAGGGATGCCTTTGACACTTTGTTGGATCACGCACCTGACAAGCTCAATGTGGTCAAAAcg TCACTCATCACCTTTGTGAACAAACACTTGAACAAGCTGAACCTGGAGGTGACTGAGCTGGAATCTCAG TTTGCTGATGGTGTATACCTGATTTTACTGATGGGGCTGCTGGAGGACTACTTTGTGCCGTTGTACAACTTCTTCCTCACCCCTGAGAGCTTTGAGCAGAAG GTCCACAATGTGGCATTTGCCTTTGAGCTGATGCAGGATGGAGGTTTGAAGAAACCCAAAGCCAGACCAGAAG aTGTGGTCAACCTGAACCTCAAGTCCACCCTCAGAGTCCTCTACAACCTCTTCACCAACTACAAAAACACTGAGTGA
- the parvb gene encoding beta-parvin isoform X1: MAGLLCGTKRKKQVSDLHEEGKNAINAPLLPSATDIHPEDTLLEENAERIMLDPSSRENLKFKDLLKVLIDWINSELEEERIIVKDLEEDCYDGQVLQKLFEKLSGRKLNVAEVTQSEIGQKQKLQTVLESVNELLRPHGWTIEWSVDSIHSKNLVAIVYLLVALAMHFQAPIRLPEHVSAQVVVVKKREGILQTAVVTKELTSTTEMMLGRFERDAFDTLLDHAPDKLNVVKTSLITFVNKHLNKLNLEVTELESQFADGVYLILLMGLLEDYFVPLYNFFLTPESFEQKVHNVAFAFELMQDGGLKKPKARPEDVVNLNLKSTLRVLYNLFTNYKNTE, translated from the exons ATGGCGGGGCTGCTCTGTGGGaccaagagaaagaaacaag TGAGTGATCTCCACGAGGAGGGAAAAAATGCCATCAACGCTCCGCTGCTTCCCTCAGCGACAGACATCCACCCAGAGGACACGCTGCTGG AGGAAAATGCTGAGAGGATCATGCTGGACCCCTCATCACGAGAAAATCTGAAATTTAAAGACCTTCTTAAG gtGCTGATTGACTGGATCAAcagtgagctggaggaggagaggatcaTAGTCAAAGACCTGGAGGAGGACTGTTATGATGGACAGGTGCTGCAGAAGCTGTTTG AGAAGCTGTCGGGCAGGAAGCTGAACGTGGCCGAGGTCACGCAGTCAGAGATCGGCCAGAAGCAGAAGCTTCAGACTGTGTTAGAGTCCGTCAATGAGCTGCTGCGGCCTCACGGCTGGACCATTGAGTGGAGCGTGGACT CCATCCATTCAAAGAACCTGGTGGCCATTGTTTACCTGCTGGTGGCGCTCGCGATGCACTTCCAGGCTCCCATCAGACTGCCCGAGCACGTCTCCGCTCAGGTGGTGGTGGTCAAG AAACGAGAGGGCATCCTGCAGACGGCTGTGGTGACCAAGGAGCTGACCAGCACCACAGA AATGATGCTGGGAAGATTTG AGAGGGATGCCTTTGACACTTTGTTGGATCACGCACCTGACAAGCTCAATGTGGTCAAAAcg TCACTCATCACCTTTGTGAACAAACACTTGAACAAGCTGAACCTGGAGGTGACTGAGCTGGAATCTCAG TTTGCTGATGGTGTATACCTGATTTTACTGATGGGGCTGCTGGAGGACTACTTTGTGCCGTTGTACAACTTCTTCCTCACCCCTGAGAGCTTTGAGCAGAAG GTCCACAATGTGGCATTTGCCTTTGAGCTGATGCAGGATGGAGGTTTGAAGAAACCCAAAGCCAGACCAGAAG aTGTGGTCAACCTGAACCTCAAGTCCACCCTCAGAGTCCTCTACAACCTCTTCACCAACTACAAAAACACTGAGTGA
- the hdac10 gene encoding polyamine deacetylase HDAC10: MGTALIYDEEMTNYKLLWVDPTCKIEVPERLSVSHEALVRNGLADRCISIPVREATDADILLVHSEEYLEAVKKTPYMTLEDLKEFTLQYGDVYFHPNIYHCAKLAAGAALQLVDSVMTGQVRNGMALVRPPGHHSMRSAANGFCVFNNVAIAAQYAKKTYGVKRVLIVDWDVHHGQGVQYCFEDDPSVLYFSWHRYEHQKFWPHLRESDYDSVGKEKGAGFNINVPWNKVGMKNSDYLSVFCHVLLPVAYEFCPDLVLVCAGFDSAIGDPEGLMCASPDIFAHLTHLLMNLAGGKLCAVLEGGYNLTSLAQSVCQTVQTLLGDPVPQLGNLDGPCTSALESLQCVRSAHRPYWSCLKHAADMPTSDISTKRIRLAEDEAKKKEEENSTEEVSWPVPLKRVSPPVRCASVLPDGVVCPDGCKHFSSSEDLDPTTVSKLRETFLKDAEDPDALTTLCSLISLTEDMQRNEICSGLALVRDVTMAKTCVVQHVATARDNRVLFVCVGNGKVPSHITKNGKTLLVQISSEETEDDRSKHYIHVCLKKGCSDTSGFLQAVFGLLLPLAYEYDPTFVVLVRMPGNGVSDSMWQQLTGLLQGFAQGHTLVLIQEAEKSCVGPTASSLLGNPAPSLAQLQAPLPEGVAALERLRKRLQANWKFLQITARDIGGGDEL, from the exons ATGGGAACAGCGCTGATTTATGACGAAGAGATGACGAACTACAAACTGCTCTGGGTCGA TCCAACGTGTAAGATCGAGGTACCCGAGCGTCTGAGTGTGAGTCATGAAGCTTTGGTAAGAAATGGCCTGGCTGATCGATGTATCTCCATTCCGGTCCGTGAAGCCACAGATGCAGATATCCTGCTGGTCCACAG TGAGGAATACCTGGAGGCAGTGAAAAAGACTCCTTACATGACTCTGGAGGACTTGAAGGAGTTCACCCTCCAGTACGGTGACGTCTACTTCCACCCA AACATCTATCACTGTGCTAAACTGGCTGCAGGGGCGGCGCTGCAGCTGGTGGACAGTGTTATGACGGGGCAGGTGAGGAATGGCATGGCCTTAGTCAG acCGCCAGGACACCACAGCATGCGCAGCGCTGCCAATGGATTCTGTGTGTTCAACAACGTGGCCATAGCAGCTCAATATGCCAAGAAAACATATGGAGTGAAGAG GGTGCTGATAGTGGACTGGGACGTGCATCATGGTCAGGGGGTGCAGTATTGTTTTGAAGATGATCCTAG tgtgcTTTACTTTTCCTGGCACCGCTACGAGCATCAGAAATTCTGGCCTCATCTGAGAGAATCAGACTACGACAGTGTTGGTAAAGAGAAGGGGGCCGGCTTCAACATAAACGTACCCTGGAATAAG GTGGGAATGAAGAACAGTGACTATCTGTCAGTCTTCTGCCATGTCCTTTTGCCTGTTGCATATGAG TTTTGCCCTGACTTGGTGTTGGTGTGTGCAGGCTTTGATTCAGCCATCGGTGACCCAGAG GGTCTCATGTGTGCCTCCCCAGACATCTTTGCACACCTGACTCATCTCCTAATGAACCTTGCTGGAGGAAAACTATGTGCTGTGCTTGAG GGAGGATACAACTTGACCTCCCTTGCCCAGTCTGTATGTCAGACAGTTCAGACATTACTTGGTGATCCAGTACCTCAGCTGGGAAACCTTGACGGTCCTTGTACAAG tgcaCTCGAATCCCTTCAGTGTGTCCGATCAGCTCACAGGCCGTACTGGTCTTGCCTCAAACATGCAG CTGATATGCCCACATCTGATATCAGCACCAAGCGCATTAGGTTAGCAGAGGATGAAgcaaagaagaaggaggaggagaacagtaCAGAGGAAGTGTCGTGGCCCGTGCCTCTGAAACGTGTCAGTCCTCCTGTTAGATGTGCTTCAGTGCTGCCTGATGGTGTAGTTTGTCCGGATGGATGTAAACACTTCAGCTCCTCAGAGGATCTCGATCCAACAACAGTGAGCAAACTCAG ggaaaCTTTCCTCAAAGATGCAGAAGACCCTGATGCTCTTACAACACTCTGCAGCCTTATTAGCCTTACAGAGGACATGCAGAGGAATGAG ATCTGCAGTGGCTTAGCGCTGGTCCGCGATGTTACCATGGCGAAGACGTGTGTCGTCCAGCATGTTGCAACAGCTCGCGATAACCG ggttttgtttgtatgtgtcgGCAATGGGAAGGTCCCGAGTCACATCACAAAAAATGG GAAAACACTTCTGGTGCAAATCAGCAGTGAAGAGACGGAGGACGATAGAAGCAAACATTACATTCATGTGTGTCTAAAGAag GGCTGTAGCGACACGTCAGGCTTCCTCCAGGCCGTGTTTGGCCTCCTCTTACCTCTGGCTTACGAGTACGACCCCACCTTTGTTGTGTTGGTTCGGATGCCAGGTAATGGAGTGAGTGACAGCATGTGGCAACAACTCACAGGCCTGCTGCAAGGCTTCgcacaaggacacacactggTACTAATTCAG GAGGCTGAGAAGTCCTGTGTCGGCCCCACAGCCTCTTCCCTCCTGGGCAACCCAGCTCCTTCCTTGGCACAGCTTCAAGCCCCGCTGCCGGAGGGCGTGGCAGCCTTGGAGAGACTGAGAAAAAGATTGCAGGCAAACTGGAAATTCCTGCAGATCACAG CACGAGACATCGGAGGGGGTGATGAACTGTGA
- the aplnr2 gene encoding apelin receptor 2 — protein sequence MSDTDFLTSPTSTPPPLCDYTDWSPSFSIIPSVYLLAFLVGCLGNGLVLWAYLDRADGRRTITKDIVPPGAAQLCCIFRTQKDTNKAQRGSVPQANKANCGYSSRQSYRPSSHSSSSSSQSPSIPQPSRSLTDSLIASLALADLCFLVTLPLWAVYTAMGYHWPFGQPLCQISSFLTALNMYASVFSLSMLSMERYWVLTGRRHSGHHPPQSCPSRTLWVLGGMWVLAGVLALPGLLLRSVKELDLNSEYEDDSQLEPTDTKSVFLSCQMDYSMLIRAALEETEKERAEMWWAAILSLKSTLIGFLLPLVILLVCYCSLAQLLNRHFGRGPRPDRRRQRRLLRVIVSLVMAFFLCWLPLHVNKTLSMMLEFGFIPYSCFLDQILLAAHPYVTCLAYLNSCLNPLLYAACDPSFRKRCRGALLMVCKRRSRGRADGWQEDKDEGQEEKEERSSAFPTRTQEETAERTEDGEEQRAEDVPEE from the coding sequence ATGTCCGATACAGACTTCCTCACCTCCCCCACCTCTacgcctcctcctctctgtgactACACCGACTGGTCTCCGTCCTTCTCCATCATCCCTTCCGTCTACCTGCTGGCTTTTCTGGTCGGTTGCCTCGGCAACGGCCTGGTGCTTTGGGCCTACCTGGACCGGGCTGACGGCAGGAGAACAATAACCAAGGACATAGTGCCGCCTGGAGCTGCACAGTTATGCTGCATTTTCAGGACCCAAAAGGACACAAACAAAGCTCAGCGCGGGTCGGTTCCTCAGGCAAACAAAGCGAACTGTGGATACTCCTCAAGACAAAGTTACAGGCCTTCCTCCcattcctcatcctcttcctctcagtctCCCTCCATCCCCCAGCCCTCTCGCTCCCTGACAGACTCTCTGATAGCCAGTTTAGCCTTAGCTGACCTCTGCTTCCTTGTGACTCTCCCATTGTGGGCTGTATACACAGCCATGGGTTACCACTGGCCGTTTGGGCAACCTCTCTGTCAGATCAGCAGCTTCCTCACTGCTCTCAACATGTATGCCAGCGTGTTCAGCCTGAGCATGCTCAGCATGGAGCGGTACTGGGTGCTGACTGGACGCCGACACTCCGGCCACCATCCCCCGCAGAGCTGCCCCAGCAGGACTTTGTGGGTGCTTGGAGGGATGTGGGTGCTGGCGGGGGTCCTGGCACTTCCTGGTTTGCTGCTGCGCTCTGTCAAGGAACTGGACCTCAACTCTGAATATGAGGATGATTCGCAGCTGGAGCCCACTGATACCAAATCAGTCTTCCTTTCCTGCCAGATGGATTACTCCATGCTGATTAGAGCAGCGctggaggagacagaaaaagagagggcAGAGATGTGGTGGGCTGCCATCTTGAGTCTAAAATCAACTCTAATaggcttcctgcttcctcttgTTATCTTGCTGGTCTGCTACTGCTCGCTGGCCCAGCTCCTCAACAGACATTTTGGACGAGGGCCTCGTCCTGACCGCAGGCGCCAGCGCAGGCTCCTCAGGGTCATTGTCTCTTTAGTGATGGCCTTCTTCCTGTGCTGGCTGCCTCTGCATGTTAATAAAACCCTGTCTATGATGCTGGAATTTGGATTCATCCCATACTCCTGCTTTCTAGATCAGATTTTACTGGCTGCTCATCCATATGTCACCTGTTTAGCTTACCTCAACTCCTGCCTGAACCCTCTCCTCTACGCTGCCTGTGACCCATCATTTAGAAAGAGATGCAGAGGAGCCCTGCTCATGGTCTGCAAGAGAAGGAGCAGGGGAAGAGCAGATGGGTGGCAGGAAGACAAGGATGAAggacaggaagaaaaagaggagaggagctcaGCTTTTCCCACAAGGACACAGGAGGAAACAGCTGAAAGGACAGAGGATGGTGAAGAGCAGAGGGCAGAGGACGTGCCCGAAGAATAA
- the LOC114452447 gene encoding endonuclease domain-containing 1 protein-like, which produces MTVYKTDRAFICLLMMVMAGAEVQETLSSECKQFLYMGTVPRGIEGQPFKKICQYYEGKPRFITLYDTFTHVPIYSAYTFKRSDGYKKADVPWMYEPQLSMASGSREMQQLPPENVHKSFEDAQAVLDDYSDTVIFERGQLNPDEHQANPADKAATYTLTNVVPQVREFNIGPWKNHEHTIRRRLNNYCRGTAYVVTGVTTSGHMVRRHNINRLGIPTYMWSAYCCSDFDHNAPYDERSKFPASAAYGLNDKENNKVQEMTVQQLEDFLKKVTFVASSFQIFYDNCAPPNSPNSLK; this is translated from the exons ATGACCGTCTACAAAACAGATCGAGCGTTCATCTGTCTTCTTATGATGGTGATGGCAGGAGCAGAGGTGCAGGAAACCCTTTCGTCTGAATGTAAGCAGTTCCTGTACATGGGGACGGTGCCCAGAGGGATCGAGGGCCAGCCGTTTAAAAAGATCTGTCAGTACTATGAGGGCAAACCACGATTCATCACGCTCTACGACACCTTCACCCATGTCCCCATTTACTCTGCGTACACCTTCAAGCGCTCGGATGGCTACAAGAAGGCTGACGTGCCCTGGATGTATGAGCCACAG CTGTCCATGGCGTCAGGCTCCAGAGAGATGCAGCAGCTCCCTCCAGAAAACGTCCACAAGAGTTTTGAGGATGCTCAGGCCGTGCTTGATGACTACTCCGACACAGTAATCTTCGAGCGTGGTCAGCTGAACCCAGATGAGCACCAGGCCAACCCTGCCGACAAAGCAGCCACATACACTCTGACAAATGTTGTTCCTCAGGTCAGAGAGTTCAACATCGGCCCGTGGAAAAACCACGAGCACACCATCCGCAGGCGGCTGAACAACTACTGCCGAGGCACTGCCTACGTAGTCACCGGGGTCACCACCTCTGGCCACATGGTCCGTCGTCACAACATCAACCGTCTGGGCATCCCTACCTACATGTGGTCGGCCTACTGTTGCAGTGATTTTGACCACAACGCCCCCTACGACGAGCGCTCAAAGTTCCCTGCGTCTGCAGCTTATGGACTCAACGACAAGGAGAATAATAAAGTACAAGAGATGAcggtgcagcagctggaggacttCCTGAAGAAAGTCACTTTTGTTGCCAGCTCTTTCCAGATCTTCTATGACAACTGTGCGCCTCCTAACAGTCCTAACAGCCTTAAGTAA